DNA from Solanum stenotomum isolate F172 chromosome 3, ASM1918654v1, whole genome shotgun sequence:
TCCACAACTAATTCCAACATTACTTATATACCATATTGAGTAGTATTCTTATACAccctaccaaacaaccccttgGAGTGTATAGACCCATATATGAGTCCAATACTCATCAAAGATTTAtgtataaagaaaaaagaaaaaagaaaccaaTAATACTAAGGAATATCAAATTAGCTTtatttatgtcatgttttaacGAAGTTTACAGCATGTGGaaaagttttgagaattcttatACGCCATATTGATTAGTATTCTTATACACCTTTTAGCTTCTTGCTTTTTTGGAAACCCCATtcgtgggatttcactgggtatgttttttttttataaccgaaAAATCCGtatgtgacccgccctttggaccaatcacaacctTCTAAATTCGGTGGATAATGGatccgcccctctacccttctccacttaaataccgggtttcgctttgcatggtgtggggcttgaacctgcgacctaagccacaaatcctccaccttttgccactcgagctaggccttgggggcttcactgggtatgttgttgttgttgcttttttggggaaaaaaagagaagaagataaaTGCGTTGTTGTGTGgcacataatttaaaaaaaagacaaattttaAGAAACCAATTACTATATGATGAACCACAAACAAATCCATGATAATACAAACAATTCGAACAAAGTACATCAAAGAAAAACTTACCAGAAGCATCTTGAGAAGTGCATGAGTTCCAATATGAGCAAGAGCACTCTTAAGTCGCTCATGACCCTGAAGTTCATCAACATAGTGGGCGACACTTTCTCCTTCCTCAAAAGTTTCCACCAGCACGGCAGGATGTACTAATGGATAAACAGGCTTAGGGAAAGAGACATTTTTCCATCTtcgaaaattataaataaaacgACTTAGATGGGCAGCTTCTCTTGCTAGGTCAACTTGTGACATCATAAAGACAGCAAATTGCTGGACACTTTCATCCAATCTAAGCCACTTAAGTGATGGTATGAACCCTGACAATTTTGCAACTACATTGATAATCTCAAAGTCTCTTCTAATTGATTCACCAACTCCAGGGTGTCTAACCTTCACTGCCACTTTCATGGGCTTGTTCTCACGACCAGGATATCTAGACTTCAAGGAAGCACGATGCACTTGAGCTATACTTCCAGATGCTACAGGGGTCTGctcaaaattgtcaaaaatttcgGAAAGCTTGCGACCAAAAGCTTTTTCAACAGATTTTTTTGTGTAGGCCCAGTTATGTTCAGGAGCTTTTGAATGAAGCTTTGACAGCTCAGCACACAAGTCTCTTGGGAACAGATCTGGCCGTGTAGCCGCCCATTGGCCCCATTTTATAAATGCTGGACCTGCTCTTTCAAGAGTCCGGTGAACAACCTGAAGCCATATTTTCCTGTACCTAGGTCCCAGAACTTCTGCAAATGGCGCCATTGCAATGCTTGGAGAGAACAGGATTGCCAAATAAAAAGCTCTCACCAAAAGAAAAGCACCTTCAAATGCTGAAAGGATTAGTCGAGTAAATAAGACATGACTATCTTGTGCACGTAGATAAAATGTATTCCTTGGCGAGGAAAGGTCCACAACCGGCATGGCCTCTGCCTCTGCCACTGCTACATTCTTTCCATATCTTAAGGCAAATATACCAGGAACAACAACTGCAGAGCGGCACAGAGCCAAACTAACTGCTTGAGCAATTCTACTTAACGGAATAAAAGTTCTTCCCCTGTAAAAAGAAATCAGCAAGAACCTCCTCCAAGCAAGTCGAGTATGATGTGCTTTAGGATTGCTCGACGAAGTGGCAGACTGTATCTTGTGAAAATTGTTGAGCATACTGTTTTGTACTCTGTACCCAGTAAATGAAGCATATCCTCTAGCAGAAGATGTGTATTGTCCATAAAATCTGCACTTTGAAGAACATATCCCAACCCTACCAAGCAATCCATGTTTTTCTCCTAAATAGGCACTTCTCTGACTTTTTTCAAGGGATTGTGCAACTCTTTTAATACTACCTATTCTAAAGAATCTGCATTAACAGTCAAAATTACAATTGCGAGTTACAAAATGCATTCAGAGACAACAAAAGACCAAGGCATTCAAAAGCAAATTAAGTACTATTAAAATAATCAATACGCGAGAACAAAATCCATTAGGAATTCACTAATGGAATCAAAAATAACTCAAGAACAGCTATGCTCCCTCCACGTTTTAACTTCTCTTAAATATTTGACAGTGCCACAGGAACTTTCTTCCCCATAAAGGTTGGGGTAAGGTATGCATAGAtcctaccctccccaaaccccacttgtgggattgcACTGGGTTTGTTGTCAATGAACCCTTCTTATGgtcccccccctccccccacagACATCTCATATCCCCCTCCCCCTAGAGAtcctaccctccccaaaccccactgGTGGGATTGcactgggtttgttgttgttgtNNNNNNNNNNNNNNNNNNNNNNNNNNNNNNccccccccccccccgccctcTCATATCCCCTATCCAGGTCAAAACACACATTTGTGGTCTTGTAGGCTCTACTCTGAAAACATGGTAAAACTATGCCATACAAAAGCATGACATTTTAGCAAACAATGACCAATAAGTTTTACATAAGGATTCAATTTTTATTGCTTTTGATAAATAACTAGTATATAGGATCAACTGAGTGATTGCTAAAAATCTTTCTGCTACATGTCGAGTCGTTTGACAAACTTACCTTGGTTATGCTTCTGTTATTTAAGGGTCTGGACTAACCTAGGTTTCATGAGAAGAAAGGAGGAGTTCCAGAACAAGGTTGAATTTGAGAATTTTGCTCTTCCATTTCTTACCTTTACATTTCTACAttaccatttttattttatttgcagTGCGGTGGAGATTTGGTATTAAAGTAATTTCATACACTCCACTCATTtcgcttcttcttcttctatgtgACCTAACAATTGGACTCTGTTGTGATGATCAGACCACATTGGTTATGGTGCTGTTCATTCATATCCAAACAAATTCGCTTCTTTCACTTATATGTAGGCATTTACCTTCATCTTTGGTACCTACTTCCGCTCAATAAGCTAAAAAGGATCAAATACAAAGCCTAGAACTAAAGAGTGAAGGTATTCTTCTAAAGCCAAAGCCCACACGAAtcgaaagaaaaaagaaactttcCACTTAAAATCACTACCTCAGCTAGTAACTAACTAGTCAGGTCTCAATATATCATAGCTACCGAGACATCCAAATAaccaataacattcttatctgATGAAAACAGTTTAACTATGATGAATTCATCCCCTTATGTTACCGAGCTATAGCACAAACTACTATGGAATTGTCAACATACTTCACGGAAAAAGCTCCAATTTTACTTAACCAGGTGTATTCAGAACCATGGGGCATCACGTTCAAATCCCAGCATAcacaaaaacactaggtgatttcttcctatTTGTCCAAGCCTTGGCAGACACAGCTACctgtgcaccttgacttagtCCAGATATGCCTAAGCTTGCCCAGACACTaccattaaaaacaaaaaaatgctCCAACTTTACCCATCTACTTTTGACTATGGTTCATATTATCCCCCACTCCCACCCCCACCCCTTTGCTTATATACCCAATATCGAAAACAACATTAAGAATCAACAACAAATTGAAAAGAACAAAACCCCACaaatttaaaactcaaaataaccaAACCCCactaattaaaaatcaaaaactcataaaaaaaacataaaataaaataaaaaccgcATCTCTTTTCAAACTAACCTTGACATGACGATGCAAAAATGATTTATCGGTGACTGTTTGGGGATGTTTCAATTGAAGCTAACGTGCGCAGGTGATGAATAATGGGAGCTTAGAAGAACAATTAGGGCAAATTATTGTTGAAGagcaacaagaagaagaagaaaccatTGTCacaaaggaatttttttttgcttctccTTTGGACAATTTTGATTtagctataaaaaaaattctttttttttttggtttattaaAACCTAGACGgcgtagaagaagaagaaagaaagaaaaaagaaatatatgagaaaataggaaattaaaaataaataaataaattagttttGGATCTTGGGGTAGAGGGCAATTCCCACCAATTGGGAGTTGGGGATcaagattcaaaagtcatgtcaattttaatttgaaaatttgccATTTATacaatatatactttttttataaataataataataataataataattaaaaaatatatatatatattattatcattattattattattatatgtgatttatttgatcaaatTTATTATCGTATTCTTAGATTTTAGTATTATAAGTTGTTTTTAGTTGTTTCAATTGTATTATGTATGTTTTTTCTAGTGTTTTATtctttgttgttattgttttcatttttgttgtttttgttattgctttcattagtatttattttttttcaaattgaatatTTGAGATGTGCTATTTAGCTAAGTGTTTATCGAAAATAGTTTCGACTTGTGATTATAGTACtaagtatattattattgtatttgatCGGGAGAAACAGATGAAATTTATTTCGTTTTGTAatcttttataaatttaatgtttataacatatttttaatttataaataaaaaaatctgaaattacACGAGAGATCTTTGCTaagtttttttctaaaattcaaaTTGCAAAGGATTAGTTTACTTATTCCTCAATGTTTGGTATTAATTGATTTTATGAcaattaacaaatatatatatatatatatatatatatatatatatatatatatatatatatataaataaaaaaaNAAGATAAAGTAGAAGCATTATTCTTTTATTCAAATACAAAATGAgatacatattttttcattcataTGTTGTAAACTTAGAATATGTTTGGATAAGCTTATAACTTATGatttatttgaagttgaattgaAAAGATGTATGTGTGTTTGACTTTAAAAAGTATGTGTGTTTTCAaaagtttaaaagttattttttatataaaaaaagttaattcaatgtaaaactaaatattatatttttaaaaaaaatatatgaacaaatGGCTCATTAGTTTATACATCAACAAAACTTAATATTTCgtgtatatatgttttatattataaacaaaacttgatttttcatttgtatGTTTAGACAAGATTGGGGTCAACCCTTGCCTTCCTCTCcaagaaaaaatcaagaaatatcttccaaaaataataaat
Protein-coding regions in this window:
- the LOC125860493 gene encoding uncharacterized protein LOC125860493, coding for MSRFFRIGSIKRVAQSLEKSQRSAYLGEKHGLLGRVGICSSKCRFYGQYTSSARGYASFTGYRVQNSMLNNFHKIQSATSSSNPKAHHTRLAWRRFLLISFYRGRTFIPLSRIAQAVSLALCRSAVVVPGIFALRYGKNVAVAEAEAMPVVDLSSPRNTFYLRAQDSHVLFTRLILSAFEGAFLLVRAFYLAILFSPSIAMAPFAEVLGPRYRKIWLQVVHRTLERAGPAFIKWGQWAATRPDLFPRDLCAELSKLHSKAPEHNWAYTKKSVEKAFGRKLSEIFDNFEQTPVASGSIAQVHRASLKSRYPGRENKPMKVAVKVRHPGVGESIRRDFEIINVVAKLSGFIPSLKWLRLDESVQQFAVFMMSQVDLAREAAHLSRFIYNFRRWKNVSFPKPVYPLVHPAVLVETFEEGESVAHYVDELQGHERLKSALAHIGTHALLKMLLVDNFMHADMHPGNILVRVPKHKSSQKRIFKSKPHVIFLDVGMTAELSQNDKLNLLEFFKAVARRDGSSAAQCTLNLSKKQNCPNPDAFIKEVKESFDFWGTPEGDLVHPADCMTQLLEQVRRHRVNIDGNVCTAMVTTLVLEGWQRKLDPDYNIMHTLQTLLLKADWAKDLSYTIEQVMAP